CAGCGCCAAGGCCACAGTCGATGCTCCGCCCGGCACGCTGGCCCTGAGCGCCCCCAGCGCTGGCGTGCTGGTCAGCCTGGAGATCGCCGATGGCGACGCCGTGGCCGCCGGCCAGCGCATCGCCGTGCTGGAAGCGATGAAAATGGAATTCGAGGTCAAGGCCGAGCACAGCGGCATCGTCCGTGCGCTGGCCGTGGCCCCCGGTGACGCCATCGGTGAGGGCCAGGCGCTGGCGTTCCTGCAGCCGGCCGAGGTGGATGGCATCGACGCCCACGGCGAACAGGCAGTCGACCTGGCGCATATCCGTGCCGATCTGGCCGAAGTGCTCGAGCGCCATGCGCGCCTGACCGATGCGCGTCGCCCCGAGGCCGTGGCGAAAAGGCGCAAGACCGGCCAGCGCACCGTGCGCGAGAACCTCGCCGACTTGCTCGATGCAGACAGCTTTATCGAATACGGCGCCATGGCCCTGGCTGCCCAGCGCCGCCGACGTTCGCCCGAGGAGCTGCTGGAGCTGAGCCCGGCCGATGGCCTGATTGCCGGCATCGGTACGGTGAACGCCGCGCGCTTCGGCAGCGAGGCTGCGCGCTGCATGGCCATCGCCTACGACTACACGGTATTCGCTGGCACCCAGGGCGTGATGAACCACAAGAAGACTGACCGCATGCTGGCCCTGGCCGAGCAATGGCGCCTGCCGGTGGTGCTGTTCGCCGAAGGCGGCGGCGGCCGACCGGGGGATACCGACTTCGTCGGCGTGGCCGGGCTCGACTGCCACACCTTCGTCGCCATGGCCAAACTCTCCGGCCTGGTGCCGACAGTGGGTGTGGTCTCCGGCCGCTGCTTCGCCGGCAACGCCGCGCTGCTCGGCTGCTGCGATGTGATCATCGCCACCCGCAACGCCAGCATCGGTATGGCTGGCCCGGCGATGATCGAAGGCGGCGGACTGGGCAGCTTCACCCCCGAGCAGGTCGGCCCGACCAGCGTGCAGGGCCCCAACGGGGTGATCGACGTGCTGGTGGTGGACGAAGCCGCCGCGGTCGCCGTGGCCAAGCAGTACCTGGGCTATTTCCAGGGCCCGCTCAGCGACTGGCAGTGCAGCGATCCCCGCGAACTGCGCCAGGTGATCCCGGAAAACCGCCTGCGCGTGTACGACATCCGCAAGGTCATCGAACTGCTGGCCGACGACGGCAGCGTGCTGGAACTGCGCCGCCAGTTCGCCCCCGGCCTGATCACCGCGCTGATTCGCATCGAGGGCAAGCCGTTCGGGCTGATCGCCAACAACCCCGCACACCTGGGCGGCGCCATCGATGCCGTGGCCGGCGACAAGGCCGCGCGCTTCCTGCAACTGTGCGAGGCGCATGACCTGCCCATCGTCTCGCTGTGCGACACCCCCGGTTTCATGGTTGGCCCGGAGGCGGAGAAACAAGCCACGGTGCGCCACGTCTCGCGCCTGTTCGTCACCTCCGCCAGCCTCACGGTGCCCTTCTTCACCCTGGTGCTGCGCAAGGGCTACGGCCTCGGCGCCCAGGCCATGGCCGCCGGCAGCTTCCATTCGCCGCTGTTCACCGCCGCCTGGCCCAGTGGCGAATTCGGCGCCATGGGTCTGGAGGGTGCGGTGCGCCTGGGCTTTGCCAAAGAGCTGGCGGCCCAGCCGGACGAGGCCGCGCGCCAGGCGCTGTTCGACAAGCTGGTGGCCAAGGCCTACGACAACGGCAAGGCGCTGAACATGGCCAGCTATCTGGAGATCGACGCCGTGATCGACCCAGCCGACAGCCGCGCCTGGCTGCTGCGCGGCCTCAATGCGGCGCCGCGCCCGCCCCGGCGCGATGGCAAGAAACGTCCCTTCGTCGACACCTGGTAAGGAATTGGCTATGTCCGCGTTAGCTGTTGCCAAGCAGTTCCGGGAAGGTTCGGAGCCTTGTAGGGTGGGCTTTAGCCCACGCTGACCGTCGGTGGTGGGCTGAAGCGGAGCGCCGCCCGGCCCACCCTACGGCCCTTTCCCCCCAACACTTAACTCAGACATAGCCAAGGAATTATCCATGCACATCGACCATCGCCTGCTCGCCGTTAACGGCATCGAACTGAGCCTGTACAGCGCCGGCCCGGAGCATGGCAAGCCGGTGTGGCTGCTGCATGGCTTTCCCGAATGCTGGTACGCCTGGCATCCGCAGATCGAGGCGCTGGCCGCCGCCGGCTACCGGGTGTTCGCCCCGGAGATGCGCGGCTATGGCGCCAGCAGCGCGCCGGTCGATCCGGCGGCCTATGACCTGCTCACCCTGTGCGGCGATATCCAGGCGGCGATGGACAAGCTCGGCCAGCGCGAGGTGGCGGTGGTCGGCCACGACTGGGGCGCACCAGTGGCCTGGCACCTGGCGCTACTGGAGCCGCAGCGAGTCAAGGCGCTCGGCGCGTTGTCAGTGCCCTTCGGCGGCAGGCCGAAACGCCCGGCCATCGAGATGATGCGCGAGGCCTACGCCGGGCGTTTCCATTACATCCTGTATTTCCAGCAGCCGGGTGTGGCCGAGGCCGAACTGGACGAGGACATCGGCCGCAGCCTGCGCCTGCTGCTCGGCGGCCTCGGCGATGCCCTGCTGGCAACGGACAAACCAGCCAATGCGCGACTGTTCGACGGCATGCCGGATGACCTGCCGCTGCCGCCCTGGTGCAACGAGGCGATGTTCGCCCACTACCTGCGCACCTTCGAGCGCCACGGCTTTCGCGGCGCGCTGAACTGGTACCGCAACTTCGAGCGCAACTGGCAGCGCACCGAGCGTCTGGCCGGGCTTCAGGTGGAGCAGCCGACGCTGTTCCTGCTCGGCGAGAACGACCCGGTCGGGCGCTTCGAGGCGCCGACGCTGAAACGCATGGGCGACAAGGTGCCGCACCTGGAACGCCATGATCTGCCCGGCGCCGGCCACTGGCTGCAGGCCGAATGCGGTGAACGGATCAGCGTACTGCTGCTGGACTTCCTCACACGAAACTACCAGTAACGGCGATATGGACAGCAGATTGGGCTGTTTTCCCGGCATCAGGTAAACTGCCGCATCTTTTACACCTATAACGATTCGCCTGATGCCGACCACTTTCCACGAGATCCCCCGCGAGCGCCCGTTGACGCCGCTGCTCGACAGCGCCAACACGCCCGACGAACTGCGCCGCCTGGCCGAAGCGGACCTGGAAACCCTCGCCGACGAACTGCGCCAGTACCTGCTCTACAGCGTTGGCCAGAGCGGCGGGCACTTCGGTGCCGGCCTCGGCGTGATCGAGCTGACCATCGCCCTGCACTACGTCTTCGACACCCCCGATGACCGTCTGGTGTGGGATGTCGGCCATCAGGCCTACCCGCACAAGATCCTTACCGGTCGTCGCGAACGCATGGGTACGCTGCGCCAGAAGGACGGCCTGGCCGCCTTCCCGCGGCGCAGCGAGAGCGAGTACGACACCTTCGGCGTCGGCCACTCCAGCACCAGCATCAGCGCGGCGCTGGGTATGGCCATCGCAGCCCGCCTGAAAGGCGAGAAGCGCAAGAGCGTGGCGGTGATCGGTGACGGTGCCCTGACCGCCGGCATGGCCTTCGAGGCGCTCAACCACGCCACCGACGTCAACGCCAACATGCTGGTGATCCTCAACGACAACGACATGTCGATCTCCAAGAATGTCGGCGGCCTGTCCAACTACCTGGCCAAGATCATCTCCAGCCGCACCTACGCCAGCATGCGTGAGGGCAGCAAGAAGATCCTCTCGCGCCTGCCCGGCGCCTGGGAAATCGCGCGCAAGGTCGAGGAACACGCCAAGGGCATGCTGGTGCCCGGCACCCTGTTCGAAGAATTGGGCTGGAACTACGTCGGCCCGATCGACGGCCACGACCTGCCCACCCTGGTGACCACACTACGCAACATGCGCGACCTCGACGGCCCGCAGTTCCTGCATGTGGTGACCAAGAAGGGCAAGGGCTTCGCCCCGGCCGAGCTTGATCCCATCGGCTACCACGCCATCACCAAGCTGGAACCGGTGACTCCGGTCGCCGCGCCCAAGAAACCCAGCGGCCCGAAATACTCCAACGTGTTCGGCCAGTGGCTGTGCGACATGGCCGCAGCCGACAACCGCCTGGTTGGCATTACCCCGGCGATGAAGGAAGGCTCGGATCTGGTGGCCTTCAGCGAGCGCTTCCCCGAGCGCTACTTCGACGTCGCCATTGCCGAGCAGCACGCCGTCACCCTCGCCGCCGGCATGGCCTGCGAAGGTGCCAAGCCGGTGGTGGCGATCTACTCCACCTTCCTCCAGCGCGCCTATGACCAACTGATTCACGACGTGGCCGTGCAGCATCTCGACGTGCTGTTCGCCATCGACCGCGCCGGCCTGGTCGGCGAGGACGGCCCGACCCACGCCGGCAGCTTCGACCTGTCCTACCTGCGCTGCATCCCCGGCATGCTGGTGATGACGCCAAGCAACGAGAACGAGATGCGCCGCATGCTCAGCACCGGCCACCTGTTCGACGGCCCGGCGGCGGTGCGCTACCCGCGCGGCACCGGACCCAATGCAGCGCTGGATGCTGGTCTGGAGCCGCTGGAAATTGGCAAGGCGGTGGTACGCCGCCAGGGCAAGGGCGTCGCCCTGCTGGCCTTCGGCGTGCAACTGGCCGAAGCCCTGCGCGTCGGTGAAACCCTGGATGCCACGGTGGTCGACATGCGCTTCGTCAAACCCCTGGACGAAGCCCTGCTGCGCGAACTGGCAGGCAGCCACGCGCTGCTGGTGACCATCGAAGAAAACAGCATCATGGGCGGCGCCGGTAGTGCGGTCAGCGAATTCTTCGCCGCCGAGAACATCCAGCTGCCGATGCTGCACCTGGGCCTGCCCGACTACTACGTCGAGCACGCCAAGCCCAGCCAGATGCTCGCCGAGTGCGGTCTCGACGAAGCCGGCATCGAACGCGCGGTGCGTCAACGCCTGAGCCTGCTGCAGGCCTGAGCATGAAGCCCGCTCATCGCTGAATGAGCGGCGCTTGCTTGTGATTCATATGCGTGCGCACTAAGGTGCGCGCCATTCATGTTCCGCCAGGGTGCGCTGCGCAAGCAGTGTTAAACGGGAAGTCGGTGCGCTCATCACGAGCAATGCCGACGCTGCCCCCGCAACGGTAATCGACTGCACCCGCTGAGCGTGCGCCACGTCCAACAGCCGCTGGGCCCTGCCTGAGAAGGCGGACATGGGTCGAGAGCCCGGAGACCGGCCAAGGCGGTGCGACCGGTGTTGCGGAGGGCAGCACGGTCAAGCGCCGTCCTGCGCTTGCGCCTGCCCTCCTCGACCGTCTGCCGACCGCTGAGGAAAGAGAATGAAACTGTCCCGTCTGGCTCTGGCCATCGCCGTCATGCCAGGTCTCTCGCTGGCCGCCGAGCCCTACGTGGCCGAGCCGCTGGTCGTCACCTCCGGGCGCCTGGCCGAACCGCAAGCGCAGGCTACCGCGGCGACCACGGTGTTCGAGCGGGACGACATCGAACGTCTGCAGGTCAGTAGCGTGCCCGACCTACTCAGCCGCGTGCCCGGTGTGTCTATCGTACAAAGCGGCGGTCGCGGCAGCCTCACCAGCCTGTTCCTACGTGGTGCCAACGCCAACCAGACCTTGGTGTTGGTCGATGGCGTACGCCTGAATGCCGCCGCCAGCGGCCTAGCCCGTCTGGAGTTTCTCAGCCCCGAGCAGATTGATCGTATCGAGGTCGCGCGCGGCGCCCGCTCGGCGCTTTACGGTTCCGACGCCATTGGCGGTGTGATCCAGATATTCACTCGGCGCGGCGAGGATGGCCTGCAGCCGCGCCTGCGCCTGGCCGCTGGCAGTCAGAAGACCTTCGAGCGCAGCCTGGGTCTGGCCGGCGGCGACCAGCGCACCCGCTTCGACCTCGGCGCCAGCCTGGTCGAACGCGCCGGCTTCGACCGTTCCCAGGACGGCCGCGGTTACGACAACGATCACGACGGCCTGCGCCGCAAGGCCTTCAACCTGAGCCTGGAGCATCGCTTCAACGACCGCCTAAAGGGCGGCCTGAGCCTGCTCGAGCAACGTGGCGAGAGCGAGTACGACGACCTGTTCAGTTTCGATCCGGGCAACCCCAGCGAACGCTTCAGCGTCTCCAGCATCGCCGGCCATCTCGAAGCACAACTCGCCGACGACTGGAGCAGCCGTCTGGAACTCGGCCATAGCGAGGATAAGAGCGAGAACCGCGACCCGCTGAATGCCGACAACAACTATGTCTACAACACGTACCGCGACAGCGCCGGCTGGATCAACACCCTGCGACTCGGCGACGCTCACCAGTTGCTGCTCGGCCTCGATTGGTACGAAGACCGCCTTGGCAGCGACAGCGACTTCAGCCGCAGCAAACGCTGGAACCGGGCTGCTTTCGTCCAACACCGCTATCGTGGCAACGGCTTCGCCACCGAACTGGGCCTGCGCCACGACGACAACCAGCAGTTCGGCAGCGAGGACAGTTGGAGCGCAGCGCTGACGCTGGACCTGGCCGAGCATCTGGATCTGGTGCTGAGCTACAGTGAGGGTTTCCATGCGCCCACTTTCAACGACCTCTACTTCCCGACCATTCCGTTCTACGGCGGCAACCCGGATCTCGCCCCGGAACGTTCGAAAACCTACGAGGCACAACTGCGTGGCGATCACCTGGATACCCGGTGGAGCCTGTCAGCCTACCGTACCGAGGTCGAGGATCTGATCACAGTGGTCAGCGACCCGGTGACGTTCTTTAGCACCCCAATGAACGTCAGCAAAGCGCGCCTGCAGGGCCTGGAACTGAGCATCGAACGCGAACTGCTGGGCTGGCAGGCGACCCTCGGCGCCAGTCTGCTAGACCCGCGTGACCGCGACAGCGGCCACATTCTGCCGCGCCGAACGAAGCGCAGCCTGAGCCTGGACCTAGATCGTCAGTTCGGCGCGATCGCCGCCGGCATGACCTGGCAGGCCTTCTCCGGCCGTTACGACGATGCCGCCAACAACCGCAAGATCGCCGGCTACGGCCTGCTGGGCGCACGCGCGAGCTGGCAGATGAGCGATGAGCTGCTGTGGCAAATCAAGGTCGACAACCTTTTGGACAAAGACTACTCCCAAGCCCTGTATAGCCGACCAAACGATCCGTTCTTCAGCAACGTTAGCTATTACGGCTACCGCGAAGAAGGCCGCAGCGCCCTGCTCTCACTGACCTGGACGCCGCAACTCTGATCTTGGTGCGCACGGCGCACCCTACCACCGCTGTAGGATGCACCGTGCGCACCGCCTGAGAGGGCTACCGCGCCCCCGCCATCCGCTCACATAACTGTTCGATGGCCCCGAGCATCTGCCAGCTGGGTCGTTCCAGGCCCTTGTCCGGCACAGCCCAAACCTGGCGGTGGCGCACCGCGTGCAATTGCGACCAGGCCTGCCAGGCGCTCAGCTCGGCATTGCTGCCACCAAGAATCACATCGGGATCACGCGCCAGTACCGCCTCGACGCTGATCTGCGGCGCCGGCTGCGGCAGGTCCTCGAACAGATTGCGCGCGCCACACACCTGCAGCGCATCGCCGATCAGTTGTTCGCCACCGATGGTGTACAGCGGTTGGTGCCAGACCTGATAGAACACCGTCAGGGGCTGCTCCCGCTGGTAGCGCTGGCGCAGCGCGTGCAGCTCGGCGCGAAACTCGGCCGCCAGCCGCTCGCCCTGCTCCGCCCGGCCCACTCGCTCGCCAATGCGCACGAAGGCCTCACCGAGTTGGTCAAGGCGCTGCGGCTCGACGATCAACAGGTCGATACCGAAACGCTGCAACTGCGCTTGTTGCGCCGGCGGCACGCTACCGGGTGCGATCAGGATCAGATCCGGCGCCAGCTGCAACAGTCGCTCGAATTCCAGCTGACCATAACGACCAACAGTGGGCAGGTGCGCCAGCGCGGCGGGACGCTCATCGCCTTCGAGCACGCCGACCAGCAGTTCAGCAGCATCCAGGTCGAGCATGATTTCACTGAGCGAGGGTGCCAGGCTGATTACCCGTTCGGCAGCTGACAGCGGCAACGCCAGCAGGCAAAGCGCGAGCAGCAGCGTGCGCATCAACCCAACTGGCGGGGTATGCGGTAGAGGCTGTGCAGCACGATGGACGACAGCGCCAGCAGAACCAGCGGGATCGCCTCGAGGCCAGCAAGGACTGCCAACGCGGCGATCCACGCAGGCAGCGCCGCGCCAAGCAAGGCGCGCAAACGAACACGATCCAGCTCCAGCCAGGCGGCAGGCTCGGCGTCGCTGTCGAGGACCTTCTCGGTCGCGATCAGGGCACGTTTGTAAGCGGAAAACAGCGGCAGGCTGACGAACATCGAGGCCAGGCCGGCAATGAACATCGGCATGCTCATGACCGTGTGACCGCCACCGCCGAACAGCAGGTTGAACATGAACAAGGGCGCCAGCGCCACGCCCAGTTGACGCCACCAGGCCAGCGCAAGACGCCGCTTTACCTGGCCTCGGGTCACAGGCGCTCCTCGGTCTCACCCTGATGCTGGTTGCCCAGCATATGACCGAGCTTACCGGCCTTGGTGGCGAGGTAGCGCTTGTTGTAGGGGTTGTGTGCAATCTGCAACGGCACACGGTGGTCCACGGCGATACCCATGTCACCCAGCGCTTTGACCTTGCGCGGGTTATTGGTCATCAGCTTGAGGCTGTGAATGCCTAGGTGCTCGAGCATCGGCAGGCAGATGGCGTAGTCACGCTGGTCAGCGCCGAAACCCAGGCGCTCGTTGGCTTCCACGGTATCGGCCCCACCGTCCTGCAGCTCATAGGCGCGGATCTTGTTCAGCAGACCAATGCCCCGGCCCTCCTGACGCAGATACAGCAGCACGCCGCGACCTTCGTTGGCGATGGCCTGCAGCGCAGCCTGCAGTTGGGCACCACAATCGCAACGCAGGCTGAACAGGGCGTCGCCGGTCAGGCATTCGGAATGCAGACGCCCGAGCACCGGTGCACCGTCGGCAACATTGCCGAAGGTCAGGGCGACATGTTCCTTGCCGGTAACCTCATCGAGGAAACCATGCATGGTGAACACACCGAAGGGCGTGGGCAGTTGGGAGGCGGCGACAAACACGACGGACACCGGATACTCCTAGCAATGAGTACGAAACAGGGCCGGCATTGTATCAGCAGCCCCCGCTGGCGGGTCAGTCAGAATTGCCGATCATCAGTATCGAAACGGTCAATGGCAACCTCAAAGCTTGGATTCGAGCACCAGCATGCCTTGTTCTTCGCGCCAGCCCACCCGACCGAGGAAGCTCATACCCAGCAGGGCTTCATGCGGTGCATTCCCCTCCAGCACCACTGCCTCGACGCCGAGCACCTCGAGATCGCCGACCTTGACCCGGTCAAGCATCACGCGCCAGCCACGAGCGACACCACTGGCGGTGTTGACCTGTAGAGGCCGGCCACTGACTCGATAATCGATACCTAGGCGCCGGGCATGCGCGTCATTGAGAGCCACCGAGGTGGCACCGGTATCCACTAGAAACTGCACCGTCTGGCCGTTGACCGACCCGGCGACCCAATAGTGGCCACCAATACCCTTGGCGATACTCAGGCGTTTTCTCACCGGCTCGGCAAAACCGGCACTGTATTCCCGACTCAGTGGATAGGCGCGCTCGACACCCTCGACACGCAGCACCGCCCCCTGCTTGTCGACGCTGACCACCTCTACCCCGCCCGGACCGGTCTGGCCGACCCGCACCAGCTTGCGCTGGCCATCGACATTGACCACTGCGGCCCCGGGGAACAGCCCAACCACCTGAACCTGAGAAGCAGCGCAGACAACACTCGACCCCAACAGCGCCAACGCGGCGAGACAGTGACGAAACTGCATGTAGGACGGCCTCCCGGCTCAATCGAAGGGATAAGGCTGCTGCCAGCGCGCGAAGATTGGCCGTAACGTCCCGGCCTTGACCAGCAGCGCCATGCGCTGATCGAACAGCTCGGCCAGGGCGCGCCCTCTGACGTTATCGGCAAAACCGATGTAAAGCGGCAACCAGGTCAGCTCGACCAACTGATAGCGGCCGCGTCGCGCAACATTCGCCAGCAGCAGCTCGAGTTCCAAATGGGAGTCGATATGGAAATCGGCATGCCCCTGATCAAGCATGCCAAGAATATCGCTATGCTGCCGAACTTCCCGGTAATGCCGCACATTCGGCAGATAGCGCTGGTATTCGTAGCCGCGCTTCCAGACCAGATGCAGCTCACCGAGCGACTCCAGCGTGGGGGCCGGCTTGCCGCGCAGACCGAGTGCACTGACGCGCTCGCCGTCGTAATGCCAGCGCGGATACAGCACACCTTCATCTATTTCATCGCGGTAGGAACCCACCCAGGCATCGGCACTGCCACGCTGCACCAGACCTACCGCACGGGTGTAAGGCACGCTCTGCACATGCAAGCGCCCCCCGACCGGCTCGAACACCTCACGCAGGATATCCCAGGCCATGCCCGTGCCGTCGGCATTGGTGTGCCCTTCCCAGACTTCGCTGGCCACCTGAATCTCGTCCGGCGGCTGCAGTTCGGCATGCGCCGCCAGGATTACGCTCATGCCCAGCAGCAATGCCAACAGCCTCGCAGCCATCTTTGCTTGCCTCTCTAAAAGCCCAACAGCGCTGCATAACGATCCCAACCCCACACCAGCCCCTGCATGGCCAGCCAGGCGAATACCCCGGCGATCACGTCATCGAGCATGATGCCGACTCCGCCATGCACATGCCGGTCAACCCAGTGAATGGGCCAGGGCTTGACGATGTCGAACAAACGAAACATGAGAAAGCCTAGCAGCAACCAGACCCAACCCTCGGGCACCAGCCAGAGGGTGATCCACATGCCGACCATCTCGTCCCAGACGATGCCTTCATGGTCGTGCACGCGCAGGTCGTCGGCGACCTTGCCGCACAACCAGAAGCCGAACAGCATGGTGACCCCGAGCAGCAGCCAGTAGCCCCAGTCCGGCAGCATCTGCCACAGCGGCACGAACGGCAGCGCCACCAGCGAGCCCCAGGTACCCGGCGCCTTGGGCAGCGTGCCGGAACCGAAGCCGAAGGCGATGAAGTGCCACGGATTGCGCCACACCGAGGGCGGTACGTATTCGGCGGGAACCTGGTTGGGGTGATCGGTCACACGCACTCCGTCCTGTCAGAAATGTTGATAGCCGCCGCGCGGCGGTTCGATTGGCTGGCCGTTGGCGTCCAGCAGCTGCACCCCTATGCCGCTCAGTACACGGCCGATAATCTGGACTTCAGGCCAGTCACGCTGAATGTCGGCGAACAGCGCTGGCGGTAGGGTAAAGGCCAGGCGGTAGTCATCGCCACCACCGAGCGCGCAGACCCGCGCCTGCTCTTCACCGGCAAAGGCGCGCAGCGCTGCAGACAGCGGCACACGCGCCAGCTCAATGTGCAGCGCGACCTGCGAGGCGTTGGCGATATGCCCGCAGTCCGCGAGCAGGCCGTCGGAAATATCCAGTGCTGCCGTGGCTCGGCCGCGCAGTGCCTGCCCCAGGGCCAGTTGCGGTTGCGGCGACCAGTAACGAGCCAGCAAAGGCTCGGCGACTTCAGGCATTGCATCACGCTGGGCTAATACCAGCGGCAGGGCGCCAGCAGCGTCACCCAGCTCGCCACCCACGCACAGCAGATCACCCTCCTGCGCACCGCTGCGCAACAGTGCCTGCCCGGCCGGCACTCGGCCGAACACGGTCAGCGTCAGGCTCAGCGGGCCACGCGTGGTGTCGCCACCGACCAACGCCAGCGAGCAGTTCTCGGCCATCTGCTGCAGGCCACGCGCGAACTCGGCCAGCCAGGTTTCACTGGCGCTCGGCAAGGTCAGCGCGAGGGTAAAGGCCAGCGGCGTAGCGCCCATGGCAGCCAGGTCACTGGCGGAGACGGCCAGCGCACGCTGACCGAGAAGAAAGGCATCGCAGGCGTTGGGAAAGTGCACCCCGGCAACCAGCGTATCGGTGGACACCGCCAACTGCTCGCCCGCTGGCAACGCCAGCAGGGCGCAGTCATCGCCGATACCGCGAACCACGCCGTCACCGCCCTGAGCGCAACGGGCGGCGGCGAAATAGCGACGGATCAGCTCGAACTCATTCACCGCTTGTTGGCGTTGACTTCGGCGGCACGCAGCTTGGGCGCTAGCTTGTCGAGGATGCCGTTGACAAACTTGTGCCCGTCAGTGGCACCGAACACCTTGGCCAGCTCGATACCTTCGTTGATCACCACCTTGTAGGGCACATCAACGCGGTTCTTCAGCTCGTAGGTGGACAGGCGCAGGATGGCCAGTTCGACCGGATCGATCTCTT
The genomic region above belongs to Pseudomonas sediminis and contains:
- a CDS encoding acetyl-CoA carboxylase family protein; this translates as MPFPALLIANRGEIAIRIAQACADLGIRSVAVFAEDDSACLHTRKADLAVALVGRGVAAYLDVDQLIAIAREQGCTAIHPGYGFLAENAEFARRCQAAGLTFVGPTSEILQLFGDKAAARDLAERCNVPLVPGINQTVTLEQAYAFLAKHGSVMLKALAGGGGRGMRAVDDQAQLAEAFTRCASEAQGAFGSGALYVEKRVRRARHIEVQVLGDGSGTVSHLWERDCSLQRRHQKLVEIAPSPDLDVATRDAIIASALRLAAEVQYRGIGTFEFLLDLDQPGRFYFMEANPRVQVEHTVTEQVTGIDLLHTQLHLAAGKSLAELNLLTPPATKGYAVQVRLNLETLLADGSARPASGVLGAYQPPSGPGLRVDGCGYAGYIVSPAYDSLIAKLIASASDYPSALRRAYRGLCEFRLDGVASNLHLLQNLLHCEAVIANQVDTTYVERHLSELLAPREQAHPHRYFATDTSLHSAKATVDAPPGTLALSAPSAGVLVSLEIADGDAVAAGQRIAVLEAMKMEFEVKAEHSGIVRALAVAPGDAIGEGQALAFLQPAEVDGIDAHGEQAVDLAHIRADLAEVLERHARLTDARRPEAVAKRRKTGQRTVRENLADLLDADSFIEYGAMALAAQRRRRSPEELLELSPADGLIAGIGTVNAARFGSEAARCMAIAYDYTVFAGTQGVMNHKKTDRMLALAEQWRLPVVLFAEGGGGRPGDTDFVGVAGLDCHTFVAMAKLSGLVPTVGVVSGRCFAGNAALLGCCDVIIATRNASIGMAGPAMIEGGGLGSFTPEQVGPTSVQGPNGVIDVLVVDEAAAVAVAKQYLGYFQGPLSDWQCSDPRELRQVIPENRLRVYDIRKVIELLADDGSVLELRRQFAPGLITALIRIEGKPFGLIANNPAHLGGAIDAVAGDKAARFLQLCEAHDLPIVSLCDTPGFMVGPEAEKQATVRHVSRLFVTSASLTVPFFTLVLRKGYGLGAQAMAAGSFHSPLFTAAWPSGEFGAMGLEGAVRLGFAKELAAQPDEAARQALFDKLVAKAYDNGKALNMASYLEIDAVIDPADSRAWLLRGLNAAPRPPRRDGKKRPFVDTW
- a CDS encoding alpha/beta fold hydrolase, giving the protein MHIDHRLLAVNGIELSLYSAGPEHGKPVWLLHGFPECWYAWHPQIEALAAAGYRVFAPEMRGYGASSAPVDPAAYDLLTLCGDIQAAMDKLGQREVAVVGHDWGAPVAWHLALLEPQRVKALGALSVPFGGRPKRPAIEMMREAYAGRFHYILYFQQPGVAEAELDEDIGRSLRLLLGGLGDALLATDKPANARLFDGMPDDLPLPPWCNEAMFAHYLRTFERHGFRGALNWYRNFERNWQRTERLAGLQVEQPTLFLLGENDPVGRFEAPTLKRMGDKVPHLERHDLPGAGHWLQAECGERISVLLLDFLTRNYQ
- the dxs gene encoding 1-deoxy-D-xylulose-5-phosphate synthase, with amino-acid sequence MPTTFHEIPRERPLTPLLDSANTPDELRRLAEADLETLADELRQYLLYSVGQSGGHFGAGLGVIELTIALHYVFDTPDDRLVWDVGHQAYPHKILTGRRERMGTLRQKDGLAAFPRRSESEYDTFGVGHSSTSISAALGMAIAARLKGEKRKSVAVIGDGALTAGMAFEALNHATDVNANMLVILNDNDMSISKNVGGLSNYLAKIISSRTYASMREGSKKILSRLPGAWEIARKVEEHAKGMLVPGTLFEELGWNYVGPIDGHDLPTLVTTLRNMRDLDGPQFLHVVTKKGKGFAPAELDPIGYHAITKLEPVTPVAAPKKPSGPKYSNVFGQWLCDMAAADNRLVGITPAMKEGSDLVAFSERFPERYFDVAIAEQHAVTLAAGMACEGAKPVVAIYSTFLQRAYDQLIHDVAVQHLDVLFAIDRAGLVGEDGPTHAGSFDLSYLRCIPGMLVMTPSNENEMRRMLSTGHLFDGPAAVRYPRGTGPNAALDAGLEPLEIGKAVVRRQGKGVALLAFGVQLAEALRVGETLDATVVDMRFVKPLDEALLRELAGSHALLVTIEENSIMGGAGSAVSEFFAAENIQLPMLHLGLPDYYVEHAKPSQMLAECGLDEAGIERAVRQRLSLLQA
- a CDS encoding TonB-dependent receptor domain-containing protein; amino-acid sequence: MKLSRLALAIAVMPGLSLAAEPYVAEPLVVTSGRLAEPQAQATAATTVFERDDIERLQVSSVPDLLSRVPGVSIVQSGGRGSLTSLFLRGANANQTLVLVDGVRLNAAASGLARLEFLSPEQIDRIEVARGARSALYGSDAIGGVIQIFTRRGEDGLQPRLRLAAGSQKTFERSLGLAGGDQRTRFDLGASLVERAGFDRSQDGRGYDNDHDGLRRKAFNLSLEHRFNDRLKGGLSLLEQRGESEYDDLFSFDPGNPSERFSVSSIAGHLEAQLADDWSSRLELGHSEDKSENRDPLNADNNYVYNTYRDSAGWINTLRLGDAHQLLLGLDWYEDRLGSDSDFSRSKRWNRAAFVQHRYRGNGFATELGLRHDDNQQFGSEDSWSAALTLDLAEHLDLVLSYSEGFHAPTFNDLYFPTIPFYGGNPDLAPERSKTYEAQLRGDHLDTRWSLSAYRTEVEDLITVVSDPVTFFSTPMNVSKARLQGLELSIERELLGWQATLGASLLDPRDRDSGHILPRRTKRSLSLDLDRQFGAIAAGMTWQAFSGRYDDAANNRKIAGYGLLGARASWQMSDELLWQIKVDNLLDKDYSQALYSRPNDPFFSNVSYYGYREEGRSALLSLTWTPQL
- a CDS encoding cobalamin-binding protein, coding for MRTLLLALCLLALPLSAAERVISLAPSLSEIMLDLDAAELLVGVLEGDERPAALAHLPTVGRYGQLEFERLLQLAPDLILIAPGSVPPAQQAQLQRFGIDLLIVEPQRLDQLGEAFVRIGERVGRAEQGERLAAEFRAELHALRQRYQREQPLTVFYQVWHQPLYTIGGEQLIGDALQVCGARNLFEDLPQPAPQISVEAVLARDPDVILGGSNAELSAWQAWSQLHAVRHRQVWAVPDKGLERPSWQMLGAIEQLCERMAGAR
- a CDS encoding MFS transporter, which codes for MTRGQVKRRLALAWWRQLGVALAPLFMFNLLFGGGGHTVMSMPMFIAGLASMFVSLPLFSAYKRALIATEKVLDSDAEPAAWLELDRVRLRALLGAALPAWIAALAVLAGLEAIPLVLLALSSIVLHSLYRIPRQLG
- the ribA gene encoding GTP cyclohydrolase II, whose protein sequence is MSVVFVAASQLPTPFGVFTMHGFLDEVTGKEHVALTFGNVADGAPVLGRLHSECLTGDALFSLRCDCGAQLQAALQAIANEGRGVLLYLRQEGRGIGLLNKIRAYELQDGGADTVEANERLGFGADQRDYAICLPMLEHLGIHSLKLMTNNPRKVKALGDMGIAVDHRVPLQIAHNPYNKRYLATKAGKLGHMLGNQHQGETEERL